One segment of Paraburkholderia sp. PREW-6R DNA contains the following:
- a CDS encoding extracellular solute-binding protein produces MHMILMADEWRAWNETPQPHKPAAGARLNLLNRNGFAGILTLALHALFCFALVSAFCFGSLSAAHAQARERVLRVLAWPGYADDDVVKNFEARYNARVEVTLVDSDEALWSQMHAKTPPPFDVLAANTAEIARYTQANLLAPLDLASLPNTRRQVPRFQALSSIDGLTSAGKVYAIPFTYSSMGLIYDRRQIAVAPRSMLELWNPRYRGKVLDFNSAQHNFSFTALALGYAHPFQLDANQMRTIAHKLVDLRRNLLTYYTLPEEATAFFIQHKVALMFGNYGTQQVELLRRAGADVGYVIPDEGALAWLDCWSMTRSATDRPLALAWINYMLDPDVSALLTRRQGLANTLSAPVESNDQARIVWIGPVEDIQRREALWTRIVSGDRSERF; encoded by the coding sequence ATGCACATGATTTTGATGGCAGATGAATGGCGCGCGTGGAATGAGACGCCGCAGCCGCATAAGCCGGCGGCGGGCGCTCGTTTGAATCTGTTGAACCGCAACGGTTTTGCTGGCATTTTGACGCTCGCGTTGCATGCGCTTTTCTGTTTTGCGCTCGTTTCAGCGTTTTGTTTCGGCTCATTAAGCGCAGCGCACGCACAAGCGCGTGAAAGAGTGTTGCGTGTATTGGCGTGGCCCGGTTATGCAGACGACGACGTCGTTAAAAACTTCGAAGCCCGTTACAACGCCAGAGTCGAAGTAACGCTCGTCGATTCCGACGAGGCGCTGTGGTCGCAAATGCACGCCAAAACTCCGCCTCCGTTCGACGTGCTCGCCGCGAACACCGCCGAGATTGCACGTTATACGCAGGCCAATCTGCTTGCCCCGCTCGATCTGGCGAGCCTGCCCAACACGAGGCGGCAAGTGCCGCGCTTTCAGGCACTCTCGTCGATCGACGGCCTCACGTCGGCGGGCAAGGTGTATGCAATCCCGTTTACGTATTCGTCAATGGGGTTGATTTACGACCGCAGGCAGATTGCCGTCGCGCCGCGCTCGATGCTTGAATTGTGGAATCCGCGCTACCGCGGCAAGGTCCTCGACTTCAACAGCGCGCAGCACAACTTTTCGTTCACGGCGCTCGCGCTCGGATACGCGCATCCTTTTCAGCTCGACGCCAACCAGATGCGCACGATCGCTCACAAGCTGGTCGACCTGCGCCGCAACCTGCTCACCTATTACACACTGCCCGAAGAAGCCACCGCGTTCTTCATCCAGCACAAGGTCGCGCTGATGTTCGGCAATTACGGCACGCAGCAGGTCGAACTGCTGCGCCGCGCAGGCGCCGACGTGGGCTATGTGATTCCCGACGAAGGCGCGCTCGCGTGGCTCGATTGCTGGTCCATGACCCGTTCGGCGACCGATCGTCCGCTCGCGCTTGCGTGGATCAACTACATGTTGGACCCGGACGTGAGCGCGTTGCTCACGCGGCGGCAGGGACTCGCGAACACACTGAGCGCGCCGGTCGAAAGCAACGACCAGGCGCGCATCGTCTGGATCGGGCCGGTGGAAGACATCCAGCGTCGTGAGGCGCTATGGACACGCATCGTGTCCGGCGACCGCTCGGAGCGCTTCTGA
- a CDS encoding ABC transporter substrate-binding protein, protein MKKLLAALTVALLATVSIGAHAKDWSTIRFGVDASYPPFESKGSDGKLVGFDIDLGNEICARLKAKCVWVENDFDGMIPALKAKKFDGVLSSMSMTPQRAEQIAFSSKLFNTPTRLVTKKGSGIMPTAESLKGKTVGVEQGTIQETYAKTYWEPKGTKVVPYQNQDQVYADLLSGRLDASLQDAVEAEIGFLKTPRGAGYEFAGKDLVDEKILGNGAGIGMRKEDTDLKAKVDKAIADIIKDGTYKKLEKKYFDFDVYGS, encoded by the coding sequence GTGAAGAAACTGCTAGCGGCTTTGACGGTTGCTCTGCTTGCCACCGTCTCGATTGGCGCACACGCTAAAGATTGGTCGACCATCCGTTTCGGCGTTGACGCCAGCTATCCCCCGTTCGAGTCCAAGGGTTCGGACGGCAAGCTCGTTGGCTTTGACATCGACCTCGGCAATGAAATCTGTGCGCGTCTGAAAGCCAAGTGCGTGTGGGTGGAAAACGATTTCGACGGCATGATTCCGGCCCTGAAGGCGAAGAAATTCGACGGCGTGCTCTCGTCGATGTCCATGACGCCGCAACGCGCCGAGCAGATCGCGTTCTCGTCGAAGCTGTTCAACACGCCGACGCGCCTCGTCACGAAGAAGGGTTCGGGCATCATGCCGACGGCTGAGTCGCTGAAGGGCAAGACGGTTGGCGTCGAGCAGGGCACGATCCAGGAAACCTACGCGAAAACCTACTGGGAACCGAAGGGCACGAAGGTCGTGCCGTATCAGAACCAGGACCAGGTCTACGCCGACCTGCTGTCGGGCCGTCTGGACGCCTCGCTGCAGGACGCCGTGGAAGCCGAGATCGGCTTCCTGAAAACGCCGCGCGGCGCGGGCTACGAGTTCGCGGGCAAGGATCTCGTCGACGAGAAAATTCTCGGCAACGGCGCCGGCATCGGTATGCGCAAGGAAGACACGGATCTGAAGGCGAAGGTCGACAAGGCGATCGCCGACATCATCAAGGACGGTACGTACAAGAAGCTCGAGAAGAAGTACTTCGACTTCGACGTGTACGGCAGCTAA
- a CDS encoding succinylglutamate desuccinylase/aspartoacylase family protein, producing MQTQSHPLISPTLGTARNLTSFHYGPGGGQKIYIQSSLHADELPGMLVSWALRRKLATLEAAGKMRGEVVVVPVANPIGLNQHFLGHLSGRFETGTAQNFNRNFYELAALIQPGIESRLTDNADANRTAIRAAMREALDAQKPETELESQRLALQKLSYDADVVLDLHCDWEAAMHIYTNPDLWPEVEPLARYLDAKASLLALNSVGNPFDEIHSFCWSDLRGRYGDRFPIPNGSISVTIELRGQREVSYDYAEHDAQAIIEYLTTRGVIDGEAAPQPPLQFEATPLAGAEPLVAPISGVLVYRCEVGTWVEAGHEVADIVDPLTDRVVTVKSTVAGVLYARHLTRFATAGLEFARIAGATAFRSGSLLSN from the coding sequence ATGCAAACCCAATCCCACCCGCTGATCTCCCCGACGCTGGGCACCGCCCGCAATCTGACGAGTTTCCATTACGGCCCTGGCGGCGGGCAGAAGATCTACATCCAGTCGTCGCTGCATGCGGACGAATTGCCCGGCATGCTCGTTTCGTGGGCACTGCGCCGCAAGCTCGCCACGCTGGAAGCGGCCGGCAAGATGCGCGGCGAAGTCGTGGTGGTGCCGGTCGCCAACCCGATCGGGCTGAACCAGCATTTTCTCGGCCATCTGTCCGGCCGCTTCGAAACTGGCACGGCGCAGAATTTCAACCGCAACTTCTACGAACTGGCAGCGCTGATCCAGCCGGGCATCGAATCGCGTCTGACCGACAACGCCGACGCCAACCGCACAGCGATTCGCGCTGCCATGCGCGAAGCGCTGGATGCGCAGAAGCCGGAAACCGAACTCGAATCGCAGCGTCTCGCGCTGCAAAAGCTTTCGTACGATGCCGACGTCGTGCTCGACCTGCACTGCGACTGGGAAGCCGCGATGCACATTTACACGAATCCCGACCTGTGGCCGGAAGTCGAGCCGCTAGCGCGCTACCTGGACGCCAAAGCGTCGCTGCTCGCACTGAACTCGGTAGGCAATCCGTTCGACGAGATTCACAGCTTTTGCTGGTCCGATCTGCGCGGCCGTTACGGCGACCGCTTCCCGATCCCGAACGGCTCGATTTCGGTGACGATCGAACTGCGCGGCCAGCGCGAAGTATCGTACGACTACGCCGAGCACGACGCCCAGGCGATCATCGAATATCTGACCACGCGTGGCGTGATCGACGGCGAAGCCGCCCCGCAACCGCCGCTCCAGTTCGAGGCCACGCCGCTCGCGGGCGCCGAGCCGCTCGTCGCCCCGATCAGCGGCGTGCTGGTGTATCGCTGTGAAGTGGGCACCTGGGTCGAAGCCGGTCATGAGGTTGCGGATATCGTCGATCCGCTCACGGACCGTGTCGTCACGGTTAAAAGCACCGTGGCAGGCGTGCTGTACGCGCGCCATCTGACGCGATTCGCTACGGCTGGACTGGAGTTCGCGCGCATCGCCGGCGCCACGGCGTTCCGCAGCGGTTCGCTGCTGAGCAATTAA
- a CDS encoding porin, whose translation MNKKVFAAATLALFAGAAHAQSSVTLYGIIDAGISYVNNSKTATGHDNLFKYDDGVAQGSRWGLRGTEDLGGGLKALFVLENGFNSGNGTLGQGGALFGRQAYVGLSQNNVGSLTFGRQYSFSTDYLGGSYANGGQTVAGNYAYHINDVDQLTSSRINNSVKFSSANFSGLTFGALYGFSNQAGAFAGAPATGTTAAPVAGSSRAYSFGVNYANGPFGVGAAYTDIRYPSQSTPAFSTTIANVATGNIRDLRTFGVGGRYAIGAATLWALYTNTRFEPITGGSTTFTAYEAGAKYAFTPAITAAAGYTYMHLGDANRGHWNQADLSVDYALSKRTDVYALGIYQIAAGRNGTADVQAQIGSSTSYFNTSGTGSDNQLAFRVGIRHKF comes from the coding sequence TTGAACAAAAAAGTATTTGCCGCCGCTACCCTCGCCCTTTTTGCCGGCGCCGCTCACGCACAGAGCAGCGTGACGCTGTACGGCATTATCGATGCCGGTATCAGCTACGTGAACAACTCGAAGACTGCAACCGGTCACGACAACCTCTTCAAGTACGACGACGGCGTCGCTCAGGGAAGCCGCTGGGGCCTGCGCGGCACGGAAGATCTGGGCGGTGGTCTTAAGGCGCTGTTCGTGCTCGAAAACGGCTTTAACAGCGGCAACGGCACGCTGGGTCAAGGCGGCGCGCTGTTCGGCCGCCAGGCCTACGTTGGCCTGTCGCAAAACAATGTCGGCTCGCTGACGTTCGGTCGCCAGTACTCGTTCTCGACCGACTATCTGGGCGGCAGCTACGCGAACGGTGGCCAGACGGTCGCCGGCAACTACGCTTACCACATCAACGACGTCGACCAGCTGACTTCCAGCCGTATCAACAACTCGGTCAAGTTCAGCAGCGCGAACTTCTCGGGGCTGACTTTCGGCGCGTTGTACGGCTTCTCGAACCAGGCTGGCGCATTCGCGGGCGCGCCGGCAACCGGCACGACGGCTGCACCGGTCGCCGGTTCGTCGCGTGCTTACAGCTTCGGTGTGAACTACGCGAACGGCCCGTTCGGCGTGGGCGCGGCGTACACGGACATCCGTTACCCGAGCCAGTCGACCCCTGCCTTCTCGACGACGATCGCCAACGTCGCGACCGGCAACATCCGCGATCTGCGCACGTTCGGCGTGGGCGGCCGTTATGCAATCGGCGCGGCGACGCTGTGGGCGTTGTACACGAACACGCGCTTCGAGCCGATCACGGGCGGCTCGACGACCTTCACCGCTTACGAAGCAGGCGCGAAGTACGCGTTCACGCCGGCCATCACGGCTGCGGCGGGCTACACGTACATGCATCTGGGCGACGCGAACCGCGGTCACTGGAATCAGGCCGATCTGAGCGTCGACTACGCACTGAGCAAGCGCACGGACGTGTACGCATTGGGCATCTACCAGATCGCCGCCGGCCGCAACGGCACGGCGGACGTGCAGGCGCAGATCGGTTCGAGCACGAGCTACTTCAACACGTCGGGCACGGGTTCGGACAACCAGCTCGCATTCCGCGTCGGCATCCGCCACAAGTTCTGA
- a CDS encoding TetR family transcriptional regulator — MRRTRQQALETRDHILDAAERVFSEHGVARASLEDVAERAGVTRGAIYGHFRNKAELFVAMTNRVMLPMEMLVAASVDARESDPLGRIRLLLVFCLDKAVVEPHSRRVFEVLFNKWEHTRDMDPVLDRQRNAARNGRRQLELGLRNAIARGQLPPDLNTERAAGVVHAFLGGVLRDWLLEPGPIVLPRDAEYLADVCIGMLRHSTSLRRGCDSTHSCE; from the coding sequence ATGAGACGGACCCGGCAACAGGCGCTGGAAACACGCGACCACATTCTCGACGCCGCGGAGCGCGTGTTCTCCGAGCATGGTGTCGCGCGTGCGTCGCTCGAAGACGTCGCCGAGCGGGCGGGCGTCACGCGCGGCGCGATTTACGGGCACTTTCGCAACAAGGCCGAGCTGTTCGTCGCGATGACCAACCGCGTGATGTTGCCAATGGAAATGCTGGTCGCGGCCTCGGTGGATGCGAGAGAGTCCGATCCGCTGGGCAGGATCCGGTTGCTGCTGGTGTTCTGCCTCGACAAGGCCGTCGTCGAGCCGCACAGCCGCCGCGTGTTCGAAGTGCTTTTCAACAAGTGGGAGCACACGCGCGACATGGACCCGGTGCTCGACCGCCAGCGCAACGCGGCGCGCAACGGCAGGAGGCAGCTCGAACTCGGTCTGCGCAACGCCATCGCGCGAGGCCAGTTGCCGCCCGACCTGAACACGGAACGCGCCGCGGGTGTCGTGCATGCGTTTCTTGGCGGCGTGCTGCGGGACTGGCTGCTGGAACCTGGCCCAATCGTGCTGCCGCGCGACGCCGAATATCTCGCGGACGTGTGCATCGGCATGCTGCGGCATTCGACCTCGTTGCGACGGGGCTGCGACTCCACACACTCGTGCGAATGA
- a CDS encoding efflux RND transporter permease subunit: MPSYFINRPVFAWVIAILISLFGIISVHGMGIDSYPDIAPPEVTVTAQYPGASAQTMESTVTQVIEQQLTGIDNLLYFSSTSSSNGQTQIILTFATGTNPDIAQVQVQNKVTLAQPLLPTQVTQQGVIVAKASPDILLFIALQSSNPAIDGGRLADILASQIQPAIGRVTGVGNTTLLGSEYAVRIWLDPDKLQSYGLSTTQVLNAVTAQNAQFAAGSLGADPAVKGQVFTANVTGDSLFSSIKQFEDIIVLSNNDGTTVKLSDVARVSFGSQTYGLASVFGGKQAGGMAVFLLPGANALAVAKSVKAEMAVLARDLPQGVSWSVPYDTTPFITASIVDVIRTLVEAIVLVFFVMLIFLQNLRATIIPTLVIPVALLGTFIGLSALHYTLNQLTLFGMVLAIGIVVDDAIVVIENVERIMTEEKMEPRAATRKAMGQITGAIIAITVVLSAVFIPSALQPGATGIIYAQFALTIAVSMGFSAFLALSFTPSLCAAILRPEHAQKKNAFYRWFDRTFDWTTKKYLGQTGRAVNHAPRWMIAFVLVVVLTGFLYTRLPTSFVPDEDQGFALALVNLPSGSTLQATDHVMTELRDKLMHSAFSKEIVDIFQPEGFSFVGTNENVGMSFIKLADWDKRSDTAMKLIPQFNRILSSVPDAQVFVVNLPTIRGLSQFGGVDMYLQARAGQSRDELGGATRTLLTSASKSPVLFGIRPNSLPSAPQLSIAVDRTQAQALGLSLTDVYDTLQMELAPFYINQFTYGGRVKRVYIQADAPYRMNMDAFQHLYTPGASAGAGVGASAPSAASSVNASNEFVTPVDPSPANKSIAPYNMVPLSSVVNAKWAFGPTVLPRYNGYSAVEIVGNSAPGHSTGQAIQTLQDMVNHELPPGFAADWTGQSYQELLSGSSATTLLMLSIVVVFLCLAALYESWSIPAAVLLVVPLGMLGMLVFCLSFGVPNDIYFKIGLVTVIGLAAKNAILIVEFAVEGQERGLTLREAVLAAARLRLRPILMTSMAFILGVFPLVISSGAGAASRHEIGTGVIGGMLFATFLGLLLIPVFYVVVRRLLGDKLDEVSHKLPHHDRDNDDGSTPDAAHDGAAPGGGGNGGAGGAR, encoded by the coding sequence ATGCCGAGTTATTTTATCAATCGTCCCGTCTTCGCCTGGGTGATCGCGATCCTGATCTCGCTGTTCGGAATCATCTCGGTACACGGCATGGGGATCGATTCCTACCCGGACATCGCGCCGCCGGAAGTAACCGTCACCGCGCAGTATCCGGGCGCGAGCGCCCAGACAATGGAGTCGACGGTGACCCAGGTGATCGAGCAGCAACTCACCGGCATCGACAACCTGCTGTACTTCAGTTCGACGTCCAGCTCGAACGGCCAGACGCAGATCATCCTCACCTTCGCAACGGGCACTAACCCCGACATTGCGCAGGTGCAGGTGCAGAACAAGGTCACGCTGGCTCAGCCTCTGCTGCCCACGCAGGTGACACAGCAAGGCGTGATCGTCGCGAAAGCAAGTCCGGACATTCTGCTGTTCATTGCTTTGCAATCGAGCAACCCGGCCATCGACGGCGGCCGTCTGGCCGATATTCTCGCGTCGCAGATCCAGCCCGCCATCGGCCGCGTGACGGGCGTCGGCAACACGACGTTGCTTGGTTCGGAATACGCGGTGCGCATCTGGCTCGACCCCGACAAGCTGCAAAGCTATGGTCTTTCCACGACGCAGGTGCTCAATGCGGTCACTGCGCAGAACGCGCAGTTCGCGGCCGGCTCGCTGGGCGCGGACCCCGCCGTAAAGGGACAGGTGTTCACGGCGAACGTGACCGGCGACAGTCTGTTTTCGTCGATCAAGCAGTTCGAGGACATTATCGTTCTGTCGAACAACGACGGCACTACGGTCAAGCTGAGCGACGTGGCGCGCGTTTCGTTCGGCTCGCAGACTTATGGCCTCGCCTCCGTATTCGGCGGCAAGCAGGCCGGCGGCATGGCCGTATTCCTGCTGCCGGGCGCCAACGCCCTCGCGGTGGCGAAATCGGTGAAGGCCGAAATGGCCGTACTGGCGCGCGACCTGCCCCAAGGCGTTTCATGGAGCGTGCCGTACGACACCACGCCGTTCATTACCGCATCGATCGTCGACGTGATCCGCACGCTCGTCGAAGCAATCGTGCTGGTGTTCTTCGTGATGCTGATCTTCCTGCAGAATCTGCGCGCCACGATCATTCCAACGCTCGTGATTCCGGTGGCGCTGCTCGGCACCTTCATCGGCCTGTCGGCGCTGCATTACACGCTCAATCAGCTCACGCTGTTCGGCATGGTGCTCGCCATCGGCATCGTGGTCGACGACGCAATCGTGGTGATCGAAAACGTCGAGCGCATCATGACCGAAGAGAAAATGGAGCCACGCGCGGCGACCCGCAAGGCGATGGGCCAGATCACCGGCGCCATCATCGCGATTACCGTGGTGCTGTCCGCCGTGTTCATTCCGTCCGCACTGCAGCCGGGCGCGACCGGCATCATCTATGCGCAGTTCGCGCTGACGATTGCCGTGTCGATGGGCTTCTCCGCGTTCCTCGCGTTGTCGTTCACGCCTTCGCTGTGCGCGGCGATCCTGCGGCCCGAGCACGCGCAGAAGAAGAACGCGTTTTATCGCTGGTTCGACCGCACGTTCGACTGGACCACGAAGAAGTATCTCGGTCAGACCGGCCGGGCGGTGAATCACGCGCCGCGCTGGATGATTGCGTTCGTTCTCGTCGTCGTGCTGACGGGCTTTCTGTACACGCGGCTGCCCACCAGTTTCGTGCCCGACGAGGACCAGGGGTTCGCGCTGGCGCTGGTGAATCTGCCGTCGGGCTCGACGCTGCAAGCCACCGATCATGTGATGACCGAACTGCGCGACAAGCTCATGCACAGCGCGTTCAGCAAGGAGATCGTGGACATTTTCCAGCCGGAGGGTTTCAGTTTCGTCGGCACGAATGAAAACGTCGGCATGTCGTTTATCAAGCTCGCGGACTGGGACAAGCGTTCCGACACCGCGATGAAGCTGATCCCGCAGTTCAACCGCATTCTGTCGAGCGTTCCCGATGCGCAGGTTTTCGTCGTGAATCTGCCGACTATCCGCGGCTTGAGCCAGTTTGGCGGTGTGGACATGTATCTTCAGGCGCGAGCCGGCCAGTCGCGCGACGAGCTTGGCGGCGCCACGCGCACGCTGCTCACGAGCGCATCGAAGAGCCCGGTGCTGTTCGGCATTCGCCCGAACTCGCTGCCGAGCGCGCCGCAGCTGAGCATCGCGGTGGACCGGACCCAGGCGCAAGCACTGGGGCTGTCGCTGACCGATGTGTACGACACATTGCAGATGGAGCTTGCGCCGTTCTATATCAACCAGTTCACCTACGGCGGACGCGTGAAGCGCGTGTACATTCAGGCCGATGCGCCTTACCGGATGAACATGGACGCGTTCCAGCATCTGTACACGCCGGGCGCGTCGGCCGGCGCCGGGGTGGGCGCGAGTGCGCCGTCCGCGGCCAGCAGCGTGAATGCGTCGAATGAATTCGTCACGCCGGTCGATCCATCGCCTGCCAATAAATCGATCGCGCCCTACAACATGGTGCCGCTTTCCAGCGTCGTGAACGCGAAGTGGGCGTTCGGGCCGACGGTGCTGCCGCGCTACAACGGCTACTCGGCGGTCGAGATCGTCGGCAATTCCGCGCCGGGTCATTCGACGGGGCAGGCGATCCAGACGCTGCAGGACATGGTCAATCACGAACTGCCGCCGGGCTTCGCGGCGGACTGGACCGGTCAGTCCTACCAGGAACTGCTGTCCGGCTCGTCGGCGACAACGCTGCTGATGCTGTCGATCGTGGTGGTGTTCCTGTGCCTCGCGGCGCTGTACGAGAGCTGGTCGATCCCGGCCGCGGTGCTGCTGGTCGTGCCGCTCGGCATGCTCGGTATGCTGGTCTTCTGCCTTTCATTCGGTGTGCCAAACGACATCTACTTCAAGATCGGACTGGTGACGGTCATCGGCCTGGCAGCGAAGAACGCGATCCTGATCGTCGAATTCGCCGTGGAAGGGCAGGAGCGCGGCCTGACGTTGCGTGAGGCCGTGCTGGCAGCGGCCCGGCTACGGCTGCGCCCGATTCTGATGACTTCGATGGCCTTCATTCTCGGCGTGTTTCCACTCGTGATCTCGTCGGGCGCGGGCGCCGCGTCGCGGCACGAGATCGGCACCGGCGTGATCGGCGGGATGCTGTTCGCGACGTTCCTCGGGCTGCTGCTGATTCCGGTGTTCTACGTCGTGGTCAGGCGGCTCCTCGGCGACAAGCTCGACGAGGTATCGCACAAGCTGCCTCACCACGACCGCGATAACGACGATGGAAGCACGCCGGATGCAGCGCATGACGGCGCTGCGCCGGGCGGTGGCGGCAACGGCGGAGCCGGCGGCGCGCGATGA
- a CDS encoding efflux RND transporter periplasmic adaptor subunit, protein MKSRPQRAPLSYLCLIVLAACSKSAPPPPPPPQVAVVNAQSQSVPLERQFVGRLSPYFSANVTARVSGVLLRRVYTEGAPVRAGQVLFEIDPTFYRAQLNNDLAVLAEDQATYVNDRITAARNRKLLPVGSVSQQTVDNSDAAERSAAAKVKADEATAQSARVLLGYTHVSSPINGIAGQQQVTVGAVVGNSTSDTGGSGTLLTTIQQIDPMYVNFTISAADLATLQQAQSDGSVELTQQNRTKVRIRLPNRAQYSMAGTLDFSDVTVNAATGAVNIRALVANPQRRLLPGMYVTLTVDFGRQNNVFLIPQQALQRDTVGAYLLVVGANGKVARKDVDATDSFGNSWIVTRGIANGDQVIVTGAQVAREGSTVKTVPWEPPAPATSAASAGSVSAASEPAAASAETAGSATAAASPASPASAGVAH, encoded by the coding sequence ATGAAGTCACGTCCTCAGCGCGCGCCGCTGTCGTATCTGTGCCTGATCGTACTCGCCGCCTGCTCGAAAAGCGCGCCGCCACCGCCACCGCCACCGCAGGTCGCGGTGGTCAATGCGCAATCGCAATCGGTGCCGCTCGAGCGTCAGTTCGTCGGCCGGCTTTCGCCTTATTTCAGCGCAAACGTGACCGCCCGCGTGTCCGGCGTGCTGTTGCGGCGCGTCTACACCGAAGGCGCACCGGTCCGCGCGGGGCAGGTGCTGTTCGAAATCGATCCGACCTTTTACCGCGCGCAGCTGAACAACGACCTCGCGGTGCTCGCCGAAGATCAGGCGACCTACGTCAATGACCGGATCACCGCCGCGCGCAACCGCAAGCTGCTGCCGGTCGGTTCGGTTTCGCAGCAGACCGTCGATAACTCCGACGCCGCCGAGCGCAGCGCCGCAGCCAAGGTCAAGGCCGACGAGGCGACCGCGCAGAGCGCGCGGGTGCTGCTCGGCTATACGCACGTGAGCTCGCCGATCAACGGCATTGCCGGGCAGCAGCAGGTGACGGTAGGCGCGGTGGTCGGCAACAGCACGTCGGACACGGGCGGCAGCGGCACGCTGCTGACCACCATCCAGCAGATCGACCCGATGTACGTGAACTTCACGATCAGCGCCGCCGACCTCGCGACGCTGCAGCAGGCGCAAAGCGATGGCTCGGTCGAACTGACGCAGCAGAATCGCACCAAGGTACGCATCCGGCTGCCCAATCGCGCGCAGTACAGCATGGCGGGCACGCTCGATTTTTCCGACGTGACGGTGAACGCCGCCACCGGCGCGGTGAATATCCGCGCGCTCGTCGCGAACCCCCAGCGGCGTCTGCTGCCCGGCATGTACGTGACGCTGACGGTCGACTTCGGCCGGCAGAACAACGTGTTCCTGATACCGCAGCAGGCGTTGCAGCGCGACACGGTCGGCGCGTATCTGCTGGTGGTCGGCGCGAATGGAAAGGTCGCGCGTAAAGACGTGGACGCAACCGACAGCTTCGGCAACTCGTGGATCGTGACGCGCGGTATCGCGAACGGCGATCAGGTCATCGTGACCGGCGCGCAGGTGGCGCGGGAGGGATCGACGGTGAAGACGGTGCCGTGGGAACCGCCCGCTCCGGCGACGTCGGCGGCTTCGGCGGGATCGGTATCGGCAGCTTCGGAGCCGGCTGCGGCGTCGGCGGAGACAGCCGGATCGGCGACAGCAGCGGCCTCCCCGGCATCCCCGGCCTCGGCCGGCGTGGCGCATTAG